In Jejubacter calystegiae, the following are encoded in one genomic region:
- the mltF gene encoding membrane-bound lytic murein transglycosylase MltF, whose protein sequence is MKKLKINYLLVGVVALLLAIALWPSVPWFGKAENRLAEIQSRGVLRVSTIATPLTWYREKNKITGLDYELAQQFARYLGVKLEVKVRSTIDQLFDDLDSGKADILAAGLVYNNDRRQAYQAGPAYYAVSQQLVYRKGTLRPKSLEGITAQQMTLTPGLAALSELRKLREGQYPELSWHVDERRSSNELLRKVLDGDITYTIADSVAISMFQRIHPQLAVALDVTEEQPVTWFSPRDDDDSLSAALLDFFNDICSDGTLARLEEKYLGHVGTFDYVDTRSFLRAIDNVLPELQPLFEKYAQSIDWRLLAAISYQESHWNALATSPTGVRGMMMLTRNTAQSLGVEDRLDAEQSIRGGASYLQKMMSKVPETVPEEERIWYALAAYNMGYAHMLDARALTAKLKKNPDSWADVKQTLPLLSQKRYYTQTTYGYARGHEAHAYVENIRRYQQSLEGYLREKERQKAKSTQLAQGYPAVTPGEVAIPDYGPFPFAPFFALAVGEKIHSTVPNTLAQESPR, encoded by the coding sequence TTGAAGAAACTAAAGATTAACTATCTGCTTGTCGGGGTGGTCGCCCTGTTGTTGGCGATTGCGCTATGGCCCTCCGTTCCCTGGTTTGGCAAAGCTGAAAACCGTCTCGCTGAGATTCAGAGTCGGGGAGTGCTGCGCGTTAGTACCATCGCCACCCCGCTCACCTGGTACCGCGAGAAAAATAAAATCACCGGCCTGGACTATGAGCTGGCGCAGCAGTTTGCCCGCTATCTGGGGGTGAAGCTGGAAGTGAAAGTGCGTTCGACCATCGATCAACTGTTCGACGATCTGGACAGCGGTAAGGCGGATATTCTGGCGGCCGGGCTGGTATATAACAACGATCGCCGTCAGGCTTACCAGGCTGGCCCGGCCTATTACGCCGTATCTCAACAGCTGGTCTACCGTAAGGGCACCCTCAGACCAAAGAGCCTGGAGGGGATCACCGCGCAGCAGATGACCCTGACGCCCGGTCTGGCGGCGCTGAGCGAACTGCGTAAGCTGCGCGAAGGTCAGTATCCCGAACTGAGCTGGCACGTTGATGAACGCCGGAGCAGCAATGAGCTACTGCGCAAGGTGCTGGACGGCGATATCACTTACACCATCGCCGACTCCGTCGCCATCAGCATGTTTCAGCGTATTCATCCGCAACTGGCCGTCGCGCTGGACGTCACCGAAGAGCAGCCCGTCACCTGGTTTTCTCCCCGTGACGATGACGACAGCCTGTCTGCAGCGCTGCTCGACTTCTTTAACGACATCTGCAGTGACGGCACCCTGGCACGTCTGGAAGAGAAATACCTGGGCCACGTCGGCACCTTCGACTACGTGGACACCCGCAGCTTCCTGCGCGCCATCGATAACGTGCTGCCGGAACTGCAGCCGCTATTTGAAAAGTATGCGCAAAGCATCGACTGGCGCCTGCTGGCGGCCATTTCGTATCAGGAGTCGCACTGGAACGCGCTGGCCACTTCCCCCACCGGGGTGCGCGGCATGATGATGCTGACCCGCAATACGGCGCAAAGTCTGGGGGTTGAAGACCGGCTGGATGCCGAACAGAGCATTCGCGGCGGCGCCAGCTATCTGCAGAAGATGATGAGTAAGGTGCCCGAAACGGTGCCGGAAGAGGAGCGCATCTGGTACGCGCTGGCAGCCTATAACATGGGCTATGCCCATATGCTGGACGCCCGGGCACTGACCGCAAAGCTGAAAAAGAATCCCGACAGCTGGGCGGATGTGAAGCAGACATTGCCGCTACTGAGCCAGAAGCGCTACTACACTCAGACCACTTACGGCTATGCCCGGGGTCACGAAGCCCACGCCTATGTGGAGAATATTCGCCGCTACCAGCAGAGTCTGGAAGGGTACCTGAGAGAGAAAGAGCGCCAAAAAGCGAAAAGCACTCAACTAGCCCAGGGGTATCCGGCGGTCACCCCGGGCGAAGTGGCTATCCCCGATTACGGTCCATTTCCCTTTGCGCCTTTTTTTGCGCTCGCCGTTGGCGAAAAAATTCACTCAACAGTGCCGAACACGCTGGCGCAAGAATCCCCCCGCTAA
- the tadA gene encoding tRNA adenosine(34) deaminase TadA: MRHALTLAQRAGEEGEVPVGAVLVWQNQVIGEGWNRPIGRHDPTAHAEIMALRQGGMVLQNYRLLDTTLYVTLEPCVMCAGAMVHGRVSHLVYGASDAKTGAAGSLMDVLGHPGMNHRVQVSGGILAPACSALLSEFFRQRRAQKKAQREMDRNRG; this comes from the coding sequence ATGCGCCATGCGCTAACCCTGGCGCAGCGCGCCGGGGAAGAGGGCGAAGTGCCCGTCGGCGCGGTACTGGTCTGGCAAAATCAGGTGATTGGCGAAGGCTGGAATCGCCCTATTGGCCGTCACGATCCCACCGCGCACGCCGAAATTATGGCGCTGCGCCAGGGGGGGATGGTGCTGCAAAACTATCGTCTGCTGGATACCACGCTGTACGTAACCCTTGAGCCCTGCGTGATGTGCGCCGGGGCCATGGTGCATGGCCGGGTCAGCCATCTGGTGTATGGCGCCAGCGATGCCAAGACCGGCGCTGCGGGTTCGCTGATGGATGTGCTGGGCCACCCGGGAATGAATCACCGGGTACAGGTTAGCGGGGGGATTCTTGCGCCAGCGTGTTCGGCACTGTTGAGTGAATTTTTTCGCCAACGGCGAGCGCAAAAAAAGGCGCAAAGGGAAATGGACCGTAATCGGGGATAG
- the yfhb gene encoding phosphatidylglycerophosphatase C → MSDNGRRVVFFDLDGTLHQQDMFGCYLRWLLRRQPLNLLLVIPLLPVVALGLLIQGRATRWPMSLLLWGCTFGRSERRLRQLEADFVAAFRSRVTAFPVVQQRLNDYLDSADADVWLITGSPQPLVEQVYGDSPWLPRVKLIASRMTRRCGGQVLTLRCLGHEKVAQLEQRLGVPLQLYSGYSDSSQDNPLLRFCEHRWRVTPQGRLQQLE, encoded by the coding sequence TTGAGCGATAACGGACGTCGGGTGGTTTTTTTTGACCTGGATGGCACGCTGCACCAACAGGATATGTTTGGCTGTTATCTGCGCTGGCTGCTGCGTCGCCAGCCGTTGAACCTGCTACTGGTGATACCGCTGCTGCCGGTGGTGGCGCTGGGGCTGCTGATTCAGGGGCGCGCTACCCGCTGGCCCATGAGTCTGCTGCTGTGGGGCTGTACCTTTGGCCGCAGCGAACGTCGACTCCGGCAGCTCGAAGCCGATTTTGTCGCGGCGTTTCGGAGCAGGGTCACCGCTTTTCCGGTGGTTCAGCAGCGGCTGAATGACTATCTGGATAGCGCCGATGCCGATGTCTGGCTGATTACCGGCTCTCCCCAGCCGCTGGTGGAGCAGGTCTACGGCGATAGCCCGTGGCTGCCCCGGGTGAAGCTTATCGCCAGCCGTATGACCCGGCGTTGCGGCGGTCAGGTGCTGACCCTGCGCTGCCTGGGCCACGAAAAGGTGGCCCAACTGGAACAGCGGCTGGGCGTGCCGCTTCAGCTCTATAGCGGCTACAGCGACAGCAGCCAGGATAACCCGCTGCTGCGCTTCTGCGAGCACCGCTGGCGGGTCACGCCCCAGGGGCGACTGCAGCAACTGGAGTGA
- a CDS encoding PTS transporter subunit EIIC, whose amino-acid sequence MDRQQLAQAILLGVGGQGNIVRLENCMTRVRLTVRDEAQLALDKLKGLPGVSGYVKQGEQHQLIVGPGRAAQVVESMQTLMSGAPAQAQPVDTAARTKAEAKARYKAPMSDALRQLANVFIPLIPAFIASGLITGIVNILKRPDIVGDFAVQNPNLLGLMGIFGSAVFAIMNILVGVNAAKVYGGSMAMGGVMAGILSSPQLAQIELFGEHLQPGRGGVIAVLLVVALMCWIEKRLRSWLPGSLELILNPLLTTLIAGTVAIVALQPLGGWISDAIAHGATLAIDKGGLLVGAILSGAFLPLVLTGLHQGLVPIHVELVQAHGFNALLPILSMAGVGQVGAAIAVLMKTRNARLKQMIKGALPVGLLGIGEPLIFGVTLPLGRPFLAACLGGAVGGALISYWKVSTVITFGLSGLPLAFTMVSGKVMLYLAGYLITVIAGFLFTWLIGFKDPEE is encoded by the coding sequence ATGGACAGACAACAGCTGGCTCAGGCGATTTTGCTGGGCGTTGGCGGGCAGGGCAATATCGTCCGCCTGGAAAACTGTATGACGCGGGTGCGGCTAACGGTGCGCGACGAAGCGCAACTGGCGCTGGACAAGCTGAAAGGCCTGCCCGGCGTCAGCGGCTATGTGAAGCAGGGGGAGCAGCACCAGCTTATCGTCGGCCCCGGTCGGGCGGCCCAGGTAGTGGAGTCGATGCAGACTCTGATGAGCGGCGCCCCCGCTCAGGCGCAGCCGGTGGATACCGCCGCCCGTACCAAAGCCGAAGCAAAAGCGCGCTATAAGGCACCGATGAGCGATGCGTTGCGCCAGTTGGCCAATGTCTTTATCCCGCTGATTCCGGCCTTTATCGCTTCGGGTCTGATTACCGGCATCGTCAATATCCTTAAGCGCCCGGATATCGTCGGCGATTTTGCGGTGCAAAACCCGAATTTGCTGGGACTGATGGGCATCTTTGGCAGCGCGGTTTTCGCCATTATGAATATTCTGGTGGGGGTTAACGCTGCGAAGGTCTACGGCGGATCGATGGCGATGGGCGGCGTCATGGCCGGGATCCTCTCCAGTCCGCAGCTGGCGCAGATCGAACTGTTCGGCGAACATCTGCAGCCCGGGCGCGGCGGGGTGATCGCCGTGCTGCTGGTGGTGGCGCTGATGTGCTGGATTGAAAAGCGGCTGCGTAGCTGGCTGCCCGGCTCGCTGGAGCTGATTCTCAACCCGCTGCTGACCACGCTGATTGCCGGTACCGTGGCTATCGTGGCGCTACAGCCGCTTGGCGGCTGGATCTCGGATGCTATCGCGCATGGCGCGACTCTGGCTATCGATAAGGGCGGGCTGCTGGTCGGCGCCATTCTGTCCGGGGCTTTCCTGCCGCTGGTGCTGACCGGGCTGCATCAGGGGCTGGTTCCTATTCACGTTGAACTGGTACAGGCGCATGGCTTCAATGCGCTGCTGCCTATCCTCTCTATGGCCGGTGTCGGTCAGGTGGGGGCGGCCATCGCCGTTCTGATGAAAACCCGCAATGCGCGTCTGAAGCAGATGATAAAAGGGGCACTGCCGGTGGGGCTGCTGGGCATCGGCGAGCCGCTGATTTTCGGTGTGACTCTGCCGCTGGGGCGCCCGTTCCTGGCCGCCTGTCTGGGGGGCGCGGTCGGCGGAGCCCTAATCAGCTACTGGAAGGTCTCTACGGTCATTACCTTTGGGCTTTCCGGGCTGCCGCTGGCGTTCACCATGGTTTCCGGTAAAGTGATGTTGTATCTGGCGGGGTATCTGATTACCGTGATTGCCGGTTTTCTGTTTACCTGGCTGATTGGCTTTAAAGATCCGGAGGAGTAA
- the murQ gene encoding N-acetylmuramic acid 6-phosphate etherase, which translates to MNLGALVSESRNPETMDLDALSTLEMVTRFNQQDATVAQAVKATLPQVAQAVDAAAVALLAGGRIIYMGAGTSGRLGILDAAECPPTFGVSHDLVVGLIAGGPGALLKAVEGAEDNPQFGEQDLREINLEARDLVVGLAASGRTPYVLGGLAYARSCGCTTVAISCNPDSAIARAADIAISPVVGPEALTGSTRLKSGTAQKLVLNMLSTGAMVKFGKVFQNLMVDMKATNAKLVDRACRMLMEATGAPRERAEALLAQTDYEVKPAILMELAGLDAVTARARLAEHRGYLRAALQG; encoded by the coding sequence ATGAATCTTGGCGCACTGGTTTCTGAATCACGTAATCCTGAAACAATGGATCTGGACGCACTCTCCACGCTGGAGATGGTCACCCGATTTAATCAACAGGATGCCACGGTGGCGCAAGCGGTAAAAGCCACGCTGCCGCAGGTGGCGCAGGCGGTGGATGCCGCGGCCGTTGCGCTGCTGGCGGGGGGGCGAATTATCTATATGGGTGCCGGTACCAGCGGTCGTTTGGGAATACTGGATGCTGCCGAGTGTCCGCCTACCTTTGGGGTATCTCACGATCTGGTGGTGGGCCTGATCGCCGGGGGACCGGGGGCGCTGCTCAAGGCGGTGGAAGGGGCAGAGGATAATCCGCAGTTTGGCGAACAGGATCTGCGTGAGATCAATCTGGAAGCGCGGGATCTGGTGGTGGGGCTGGCCGCTTCCGGGCGCACTCCCTATGTGCTGGGCGGTCTGGCTTATGCGCGTAGTTGCGGTTGTACCACGGTGGCAATTTCCTGCAATCCGGATTCCGCTATCGCCCGGGCGGCGGATATCGCTATCTCGCCGGTAGTGGGGCCAGAGGCGCTGACCGGCTCCACCCGCCTTAAGTCGGGCACCGCCCAGAAACTGGTGCTGAATATGCTCTCCACCGGTGCGATGGTGAAATTCGGCAAGGTATTTCAGAATCTGATGGTGGATATGAAAGCGACCAATGCCAAGCTGGTGGATCGCGCCTGCCGGATGCTGATGGAAGCCACCGGCGCGCCGCGTGAGCGGGCCGAGGCGCTGCTGGCGCAAACCGACTATGAGGTGAAGCCCGCCATTCTGATGGAACTGGCCGGTCTGGATGCGGTAACCGCCAGGGCCCGCCTCGCTGAGCATCGCGGCTATCTGCGCGCCGCGTTGCAGGGATAA
- a CDS encoding MurR/RpiR family transcriptional regulator, protein MNCLTVIRQRYPLLAQSDKRLADYLLEKPDRARHLSSQQLAAEAGVSQSSVVKFAQKLGYKGFPSLKLALSDALANPISTDPVLVHNDIYGNDPLRSVGEKLIRENMAAMNATLEINSEQMLAHGVEMLYGARRIMLVGIGASGLVAKNLAWKLMKIGLNAVAEQDMHALLATVQAMSAQDLLVAISYSGERREINLAAEEARRVGMPVLAITGFAPNSLHQHASHNLFTLAEEQATRSAAISSTSAQGLLTDLLFMGLIQKDLEHAPVLIRQSEALVKRLV, encoded by the coding sequence GTGAACTGCCTGACAGTTATCCGCCAGCGCTATCCCCTGCTGGCCCAGAGCGACAAGCGCCTTGCGGACTACCTGCTGGAAAAGCCGGATCGGGCCCGCCATCTTAGCTCGCAACAGTTGGCGGCAGAGGCTGGCGTCAGTCAGTCCAGCGTGGTGAAGTTCGCCCAGAAGCTCGGTTACAAGGGCTTTCCCTCATTAAAACTGGCCCTGAGCGACGCCCTGGCAAACCCGATTTCCACGGACCCGGTGCTGGTACACAACGATATTTATGGCAACGATCCGCTGCGCAGCGTGGGGGAAAAGCTGATTCGGGAAAATATGGCGGCGATGAACGCCACCCTGGAGATCAACAGTGAACAGATGCTGGCGCACGGCGTAGAGATGCTCTACGGCGCACGGCGCATTATGCTGGTGGGAATTGGCGCCTCCGGACTGGTGGCGAAGAATCTGGCGTGGAAGTTAATGAAGATTGGGTTGAATGCAGTGGCGGAGCAGGATATGCACGCCCTGCTGGCGACGGTACAGGCGATGAGCGCACAGGATTTGCTGGTCGCGATCTCTTACTCCGGCGAACGCCGCGAAATCAATCTGGCGGCCGAAGAGGCCAGGCGCGTGGGCATGCCGGTGCTGGCGATCACCGGCTTCGCCCCCAATAGCCTGCATCAGCACGCCAGTCACAACCTGTTTACCCTTGCCGAAGAACAGGCCACCCGCAGCGCGGCTATCTCTTCCACCAGCGCGCAGGGGCTGCTCACCGATCTGCTGTTTATGGGGCTGATCCAGAAAGATCTGGAGCACGCCCCGGTGCTTATCCGACAGAGCGAGGCGCTGGTGAAGAGGTTGGTGTAG
- a CDS encoding tail fiber assembly protein, with product MVRLCGILTLLNRVDTSKAPDMEWPQPPT from the coding sequence ATGGTTCGATTATGCGGGATACTTACATTACTAAATCGGGTGGATACCAGTAAGGCACCGGATATGGAGTGGCCCCAGCCTCCCACCTGA
- a CDS encoding DUF3472 domain-containing protein, which produces MNYGIKKNLLVPLLFLFSPLSHAVLAGGIVSVNHSWPANSEFNKLSFFQQVSNDGGTDSKYFWANQFHFKNGDGGYIGLQNRGDGVHAFNYSIWKAKGWKSGVCSYFNSEGSGVQCQIVVPWKTGHQYKLDVSRNGNLVTGVVTDLMDGTATTVGVIEIPDTFGKLYSSSGFVEEYSQGNGQLSSCYVMGAQSSIFLNPIGDDKTKAGQSSYTYGNCNDPYVVKSACNGDACINTISNLRAMASPNASIVSIVNENDLTAETISNALNKVDLVAIRSQDGHWAPNIYFPEPNKLKWKSIFVDHRAGYSSSIHVNGSIMKVNKGQHIMYMSDGSSWKVINPV; this is translated from the coding sequence ATGAACTATGGAATCAAAAAAAATTTGTTAGTCCCGTTGTTATTTCTGTTTAGCCCCTTAAGTCATGCGGTTTTAGCCGGTGGGATTGTTTCGGTAAATCATTCATGGCCTGCCAACTCAGAATTTAATAAATTATCTTTCTTTCAGCAGGTAAGCAACGATGGAGGAACAGACTCCAAATACTTCTGGGCAAATCAGTTTCATTTTAAAAATGGAGATGGTGGGTATATTGGTTTACAAAACAGAGGTGATGGAGTTCATGCCTTTAATTACTCTATCTGGAAGGCAAAAGGATGGAAGAGTGGTGTGTGTAGTTACTTCAATAGCGAAGGTTCTGGAGTACAATGCCAGATTGTTGTGCCGTGGAAAACTGGGCATCAGTACAAATTAGATGTTTCCAGAAATGGAAACCTGGTTACAGGGGTAGTGACCGATCTGATGGATGGCACAGCTACAACGGTTGGCGTTATCGAAATTCCAGATACATTCGGTAAGCTATACTCATCTTCCGGTTTTGTTGAAGAGTATTCCCAGGGGAATGGTCAGCTCTCCTCCTGTTATGTGATGGGTGCTCAAAGCTCAATCTTTCTGAACCCAATAGGCGATGACAAAACAAAGGCAGGGCAGAGTTCCTATACTTATGGAAATTGCAATGATCCTTATGTGGTAAAATCTGCATGTAATGGTGATGCATGCATCAATACCATAAGCAATCTTCGTGCAATGGCCTCCCCAAATGCATCTATCGTATCGATTGTCAACGAGAACGACTTGACCGCAGAGACCATATCTAACGCTTTGAACAAAGTCGACTTGGTAGCTATTCGCTCTCAGGATGGTCATTGGGCACCAAACATCTATTTCCCGGAGCCTAACAAGCTAAAATGGAAATCAATATTTGTGGACCATCGAGCTGGTTACAGTTCATCAATTCATGTAAATGGTTCTATTATGAAGGTAAACAAGGGTCAGCACATAATGTATATGTCTGATGGTAGCAGCTGGAAAGTTATAAACCCTGTCTAA
- a CDS encoding phage neck terminator protein, producing MSNSSNTPGWLTPRSEEPEYDAALDALLADWIVGVAALAPGAVIVRREEEEAAPQGDNWCEYAVSEIARATSAAFSRQGEEQVTQQRDETLTCSLSFFGPNGQSIGTRFLDGLLVSQNQDELRGLGFAFGGHGALTGSSQQINNQWVKRYDVTLRLYRTVAREYGVMALTQAPVTFFTGE from the coding sequence GTGAGCAACAGCAGTAATACGCCGGGATGGCTGACGCCCCGGTCAGAAGAGCCCGAATACGATGCCGCGCTGGATGCGCTACTGGCCGACTGGATTGTCGGCGTAGCAGCGCTGGCGCCGGGCGCGGTCATTGTCAGGCGGGAAGAGGAGGAGGCGGCACCCCAGGGGGATAACTGGTGCGAATACGCGGTAAGCGAAATCGCTCGCGCCACCAGCGCCGCCTTCTCCCGGCAGGGGGAAGAGCAAGTGACCCAGCAACGGGATGAAACCCTGACCTGCTCGCTCTCTTTTTTCGGCCCCAACGGCCAGAGCATCGGCACCCGATTTCTGGATGGCCTGCTGGTCAGCCAGAACCAGGACGAACTACGGGGGCTGGGTTTCGCCTTTGGCGGCCACGGCGCCCTGACCGGCAGTTCGCAGCAGATAAATAACCAATGGGTAAAGCGTTACGACGTGACGCTGCGCCTTTACCGGACGGTGGCCCGTGAGTACGGCGTTATGGCGCTGACCCAGGCTCCCGTCACTTTCTTTACAGGAGAATAG